GCCTATGGGTAGAAACAACAAATTCTGAAAATAACTGTCCATCCACATGGTATGCGGTATATAATGGAGGTAGTTATAGAGGTGCTTGTTTAAATTTCCTTTTAATGTCCAGAATAGATTTACTTAGATGGGCTATTACAGGTGGAAGGCCTGAAGGTTGTCAGGGATTTGATGATGTGAGTTGCGATCCTGATTTGGTTTGCTCTGGAAACACCTGTATTTTGGAAACCCTTTACAATGATAAAGTGGAAATCCCAAAATCAAGATTAAAAGGAATTCTCCAGATTTTTGAAACTGAGGAGAATAGACCCCGTTTTGGAGCTTTATTTTACTCTTCATATATTTATGGAAACAAAGTATACATAGGAGATTATTCCAATGGTCAAAATGCAGATCCCGATCATCCATATACTTATTTAAAAAGAGCTATAAATTATGTTGATCCAGGAGGTGGAACAGGAACTGCTCCAGCAATGTGGGAAGCTTATGATTATTTTAAACAATCCAATGATCATAAATATAATAATGGTTTTTCTCTGGAAATAGGTACATATAAAGATCCAAACTACTTCTGTGATTATAATAGAGAAAACTGCACACCGGTTCCCTGTGCTAAAAACTTTGTAATTCTCGCTTCGGATGGACAGTGGAACTATGGATACATTAGAGAGACACAAAGAGGTACTCAGATTGGACAGACATGCACTATAGAATCCGGATATGAATACAACTCGGCCGACCCTGTCGTTCCTGCATACAAAATGCATAAAGAAACCCTAAGAACACTAACGAGTCTAAGCGGAAGAAATTACAACATCAGTGTAAATGGGGTTTACGCTCTTGGACTATTTTTGGGAGGAACAGGTGAACAATCTCTAAAAAATATTGCCGTTTATGGTTCATTTGACACAACAAATAAAGATTGGCCAGAAGGAACTAACGGCTCCTATTGGAATGGGAATGGAGGACAATATCCATGGAAAGATTGCTACATGGACGATTGTGGATCTGGAAAAGGTAGTGCCTGTACACCTTTACCTCCTTCCTCTTCAGACTGGGATGCTGATGGAGATGGAAATCCTGATTCATTTCTAAGTGCGAAAAACGCTCTTGAAATTAAAGAATCTCTACTTAGGTTTATCAGAAACATACTGAAAAAAACATCATCAGGAACTTCTGTTTCCGTCCTTGCAGAAAGAACAACAAAAGGAGCTATAGTTACACAGGCACTTTTCTATCCTGAGAAATATTTCGGCGATCAAAGGGTTGAATGGATCGGATACCTTTACACATACTGGTTCCTTAATACAAAACTTGCCCAAAACATAAGGGAGGACACTGACCGTAACAAAAAGTTAAATATATTAGAAGATAAAATACTTAAGTTTTACACAGATATCAATGGAGTATTAAAAATAGATGTCTATGATTCGGACACGTCAGGCAATCCAACAATGCTCATTTCAACAAAGAATATTGAAGAAATTTCCTATTTGTGGGATGCAGGGGAAATTCTTAAGAACACAGAAGCTTTAGAACGGAAAATATTTGTCCCATGTTTTGGTACATATTGTAGCAATATATCACAAAATTTAACTGAATTTAATACAGATTATATAGATCTGTTTAAAAATTACTTGGGAACCTCATTGAGTGAGTTTCCATCATGCTTAGGTTCAGATATAGAAACAGCTAGAAAAAACCTTGTTGATTATATTAGAGGTGATGAAACAAATACTCCTTCCTGCAGAACAAGAGATACAGGTAATGGAATATGGAAATTAGGAGATATTATTTACTCAACCCCAAGAATAGTAAACTACAGTAACTACTCCGTTGTATTTACAGCTTCAAATGACGGAATTTTACATGCCTTCAAAGTGGGCAAAATAGACAAAATTAATATTGGAAATGATATTGTAGAACTTATAGGAGATAATTTAGGTTCAGAGATATGGGGATTTATACCACAAAACGCTCTACCTTATCTCAGATATTTAGCAGATCCTAACTACTGCCACATATACATAAATGATTTGTCTCCATATATAATCGAAACTGATTTCGATAATGATGGAAAAAAAGAGCTCATTTTAATAGGTGGTATGCGTTTAGGAGGAGGTTGCGGATGCAATTCCTCAACAAACTGTATTAATCCTCCTTTAGATGTATGCTCAGATCCAGCTAATGATACATGTACAGGCAGATCTGCTTACTATGCACTTGACATAACAGATCCTGAAAATCCTATTTTTCTTTGGGAGTTTTCTCATAAGGATCTCGGTTTTTCCTTTTCAGGACCAGCTTACATAAAAAGATTTGATAATTCAGCTGTATTGCACCATTATGTAATGTTTGCTTCAGGTCCAACATCATACAAAGGATATTCATCTCAAAGTTTAAAATTATTTGTTCTTGATCTAAAAACAGGAAACCTTTTGCTTAAAAAAGAAATCTCTTCACTGAATAATGCATTTGGTGGAAAGTTATTTACTAATGGCCTTGATGTAAATAACGATGGGCAAACAGACTTCGTTTTTTTAGGATACACTTGGAAAACAGGAACTGCTACAGCAAAAGGAGGAATTATAAAAATTTGGACAGGCAGTCATAATCCTAACGACTGGGATTTTGATTCAACAATGCTTAATTTTTCTCAAAATCCAATAACATCTCAGATAGAAACAGGTAAATGTTTCGGAAAGTGGTATCTCTTTTTTGGAACTGGCCGATTTTTCTACAAAGAAGATGATGACTCAGGTATTAATGCGATTTATGGCGTTCCCTTTGGTTGTGATGCCGAAAATAATTGTCCAACAGGAACCATTAATCCTGTTCTCTCAGCAACAGAAAGTTTGGCATGCGGTAACATCGGAGATCCAACACAAGGAGCATGGATGCTTCAGCTTGATGACTCAGGAGGAAGTTACCTTAAGGAAAGAAATATAGCAAAACCTTCTTTCGTAAAAAATACTGTATTTTTTGCAACAACACAGCCTACTTCTGATCTGTGTGGATTTGGCGGCTTATCAAGGGCATGGGCTCTAAACTGTGCAACAGGTGACGCTATAAATTCAACAAGGTGTCCAGGATACACCATCGAAAATATTCAGGTAAAATATCTACTACAACTGTCAGGTGGGGATATTAGACAGTTTGGTAAACTTGATTTTACAGAAGAAGGAGGTAGAGCAACCAAAAAAGTCTACGGTATTACATCTGAGGAAGGTGGAATTCCTGTTCTTCCTGGAGCTCTCAAAGGGGAGATTATTCTATGGATAGAAAAATAAAAGGTATCACCCTGATTGAACTGATCATCGTAATAGCAATAATTGCAATAGTTTTCAGTATAGCTATGCCAGCCTTTTCAAAATGGAGATTGAGCTACAATATTGAAAGTGATATGAGGAAAATTAAAGCTATTCTCCAGGAAGGAAGAATGCAGGCATTTACAAAAAAAATTGATCTGTATGTGGTACTTTCAAGAACTACAATATCCTTATGCAAAGATAATGCAGGAACTGACTGTATAAAAACTACAAAACTAAATTATACTTATGGAAACTATACTGTAGGAATATCAAAAAGAGGTATATTTACCAACCAATTAACAATAAGCTATCCTTCGAGCAACCCATCTTCTAAAGACTGTATCATTGTTTCCAGATTAAGAGTAGAACTGGAGAAATGTAAATGAGAATGAATGAAAAAAAGGGTTACACATTAGTTGAGACATTAGTAGCAATGTTTATATTCGCCATACTGCTTTTAGGTCTTTTAGCAGGGCTCATAGTAACATATGAATTTTCTAATAGAAATTTAATAAGAGATGAGGCCATTAAAATAGCTCAAGAGACATTAGAAGAATACCGCTATAAAAAGTTTAATGACATCAATTCAGAAACTAAAACAGTAACAAGACAGATAAGAAATAAAAATATAACATTCAATGTATCAACTACAGTATCAGATGAAGTTGCAGGAGAAATGAAAAGGGTATCAATAACCGTAAGCTGGTACTACAAAAACAAAAATTATTCATACCATATTGAAACATTAGTCAGGAAGGAATAAATTATGAACAAAAGAGGTTTCACAATTGTAGAACTTATAGTCACTCTCTTCATCATGATGGTTCTTA
Above is a genomic segment from Persephonella sp. containing:
- a CDS encoding prepilin-type N-terminal cleavage/methylation domain-containing protein codes for the protein MDRKIKGITLIELIIVIAIIAIVFSIAMPAFSKWRLSYNIESDMRKIKAILQEGRMQAFTKKIDLYVVLSRTTISLCKDNAGTDCIKTTKLNYTYGNYTVGISKRGIFTNQLTISYPSSNPSSKDCIIVSRLRVELEKCK
- a CDS encoding prepilin-type N-terminal cleavage/methylation domain-containing protein, whose product is MRMNEKKGYTLVETLVAMFIFAILLLGLLAGLIVTYEFSNRNLIRDEAIKIAQETLEEYRYKKFNDINSETKTVTRQIRNKNITFNVSTTVSDEVAGEMKRVSITVSWYYKNKNYSYHIETLVRKE